A window from Gossypium raimondii isolate GPD5lz chromosome 7, ASM2569854v1, whole genome shotgun sequence encodes these proteins:
- the LOC105768770 gene encoding 50S ribosomal protein L12, chloroplastic — translation MASSTLSTLSLRSPSYPSPTTTTAHFFKTPSLQFPLRSTATTTLTHRTTFLRPLNATAAPEKIENLGTEISNLTLEEARTLVDYLQDKLGVSAAAFAPAAVAVAAPDAGGAAAPVVEEKTEFDVVIEEVPSNARIAVIKAVRGLTSLALKEAKELIEGLPKKFKEGVSKEEADDAKKQLEEAGAKVSIA, via the coding sequence ATGGCTTCCTCAACACTCTCAACTCTCTCTCTCCGTTCCCCTTCTTATCCTTCACCCACTACTACTACAGCCCATTTTTTCAAAACCCCTTCTCTTCAATTCCCTCTCCGTTCCACCGCCACTACTACCCTCACCCACCGTACCACATTCCTCCGTCCTCTCAACGCCACCGCGGCACCcgaaaaaatcgaaaacctCGGCACTGAAATCTCCAACTTAACCCTCGAAGAAGCCCGAACACTCGTCGACTACCTCCAGGACAAACTCGGTGTCTCCGCCGCTGCATTTGCCCCTGCCGCCGTCGCCGTCGCAGCACCAGATGCCGGTGGTGCCGCAGCTCCAGTTGTTGAGGAGAAGACGGAGTTTGATGTGGTGATTGAGGAAGTTCCTAGCAATGCGAGGATAGCGGTGATTAAGGCTGTGAGGGGTCTGACTAGTTTGGCATTGAAAGAAGCTAAGGAATTGATTGAAGGGCTGCCTAAGAAATTTAAAGAAGGAGTTTCTAAAGAGGAAGCTGACGATGCCAAGAAACAGCTTGAAGAAGCTGGTGCTAAAGTTTCTATTGCTTAG
- the LOC105768777 gene encoding universal stress protein A-like protein isoform X1 — METTEPEANVTRIMLAVNESSIKGYPHASISSRGAFEWTIQKIVRSNTSGFKLLFLHVQAPHEDGFEDMDSIYAFPEDFKTMKHRDQTRGLHLLEYFVTRCHEIGVACEAWVKEGDPKEVICRQAKRMRPDLLVVGNRGLGPFQRVIAGTVSEFCVKHAECPVVSIKRSPGETPRDPVDD, encoded by the exons ATGGAGACAACTGAGCCTGAGGCAAACGTAACTCGGATAATGTTAGCAGTGAACGAGTCAAGTATCAAAGGTTACCCTCACGCTTCCATAAGTAGCAGAGGAGCTTTCGAATGGACTATTCAGAAGATCGTTCGATCCAATACTTCCGGTTTCAAGCTTCTCTTCCTCCATGTTCAAGCTCCTCATGAAGACg GATTCGAGGACATGGACAGCATATATGCCTTTCCTGAGGATTTCAAGACCATGAAGCACAGGGACCAAACAAGAGGGCTTCATTTGCTGGAATATTTTGTCACAAGGTGTCATGAGATTGGG GTTGCTTGTGAAGCTTGGGTCAAGGAAGGTGATCCAAAGGAAGTTATCTGTCGACAAGCGAAGAGGATGCGGCCCGATCTCCTTGTTGTCGGGAACAGAGGACTTGGTCCTTTCCAACG GGTTATTGCTGGAACTGTGAGTGAATTCTGTGTGAAGCATGCTGAGTGCCCTGTGGTAAGCATCAAACGCAGTCCAGGTGAAACACCACGGGACCCTGTTGATGACTAA
- the LOC105768777 gene encoding universal stress protein A-like protein isoform X2 has protein sequence METTEPEANVTRIMLAVNESSIKGYPHASISSRGAFEWTIQKIVRSNTSGFKLLFLHVQAPHEDGFEDMDSIYAFPEDFKTMKHRDQTRGLHLLEYFVTRCHEIGLGSRKVIQRKLSVDKRRGCGPISLLSGTEDLVLSNGLLLEL, from the exons ATGGAGACAACTGAGCCTGAGGCAAACGTAACTCGGATAATGTTAGCAGTGAACGAGTCAAGTATCAAAGGTTACCCTCACGCTTCCATAAGTAGCAGAGGAGCTTTCGAATGGACTATTCAGAAGATCGTTCGATCCAATACTTCCGGTTTCAAGCTTCTCTTCCTCCATGTTCAAGCTCCTCATGAAGACg GATTCGAGGACATGGACAGCATATATGCCTTTCCTGAGGATTTCAAGACCATGAAGCACAGGGACCAAACAAGAGGGCTTCATTTGCTGGAATATTTTGTCACAAGGTGTCATGAGATTGGG CTTGGGTCAAGGAAGGTGATCCAAAGGAAGTTATCTGTCGACAAGCGAAGAGGATGCGGCCCGATCTCCTTGTTGTCGGGAACAGAGGACTTGGTCCTTTCCAACG GGTTATTGCTGGAACTGTGA